The Neoarius graeffei isolate fNeoGra1 chromosome 25, fNeoGra1.pri, whole genome shotgun sequence genome includes a region encoding these proteins:
- the LOC132873229 gene encoding uncharacterized protein LOC132873229: protein MLSVSICRIGRQPPVGGRRRLLTDPQEQAICNMVIQNNAITLTQIRNAVLEDQAIFHNINSISVSTIDRVLKRNRMTMKQIYRVPFDRNTERVKELRYQYVQRIMALEGIETPHLLVFVDEAGFNLAKCRRRGRNIIGQRATVDVPGQRGGNITMCAAISDNGVATHIASLGPYNTQRLLLYLDRLYVDLVPENERGLEAPHLSQFVIVWDNVSFHRGPLIRAWFDTHPRMRNVFLYSPFLNPIEEFFSAWRWRVYERHIGDQRSLLNAMDAACDDITGDQCRGWLRHSRRFFPRCIARENIRCDVDENLWPNREQRMDGLEDEEGYQERVGEDSNSD, encoded by the exons ATGTTGTCCGTGTCTATCTGCAGAATTGGGCGACAGCCTCCTGTGGGCGGTAGAAGGAGATTGCTCACAGATCCCCAGGAACAAGCCATCTGCAACATGGTCATACAGAACAATGCCATTACACTCACACAGATCCGCAATGCAGTCCTTGAAGACCAAGCCATCTTCCACAATATCAACTCCATTAGTGTATCAACCATAGACCGGGTACTCAAGAGAAACCGTATGACAATGAAACAAATATACAGGGTACCATTTGACAGGAATACAGAGAGGGTAAAAGAACTGCGGTACCAGTATGTGCAG AGAATAATGGCATTGGAGGGAATAGAAACACCTCATCTCCTGGTGTTTGTGGACGAGGCAGGTTTCAATCTGGCCAAGTGCCGCAGGCGCGGACGTAACATCATTGGCCAGCGGGCCACAGTAGACGTCCCGGGTCAAAGAGGAGGAAATATCACAATGTGTGCGGCCATTTCTGACAATGGTGTGGCCACACATATTGCAAGCCTAGGCCCATACAACACGCAGAGGCTCCTCCTCTACCTGGATCGTCTGTATGTGGATTTGGTCCCCGAGAATGAAAGGGGACTCGAAGCGCCCCACCTATCACAATTTGTCATTGTGTGGGACAATGTCAGCTTTCACCGTGGCCCACTCATCAGAGCGTGGTTCGACACCCATCCAAGGATGCGTAATGTTTTTTTATACTCGCCATTCCTCAATCCCATTGAAGAATTTTTTTCTGCTTGGAGGTGGAGGGTTTATGAACGCCACATTGGGGATCAGAGGTCTCTCCTCAATGCCATGGATGCTGCCTGCGATGACATCACAGGCGATCAGTGTCGGGGTTGGCTAAGACATTCACGCCGCTTCTTTCCACGCTGCATCGCAAGGGAGAACATCCGGTGCGATGTTGATGAAAATCTGTGGCCAAACAGAGAGCAGCGGATGGATGGCCTGGAGGATGAGGAAGGCTACCAGGAGAGGGTGGGGGAAGACAGCAACAGCGACTAA